The Terriglobus sp. TAA 43 sequence GCCGTCGTGGAACCCAAGGACTACCTCATCACGTGCAAACGCTGCCCCAGTCGCCTGCTCTGCCGCGTAGACGTAACGCGTCTCGAGCCCGACGACGACACATTGGAGGAGACAGAAGAGGAGGGCGCAGTATGATCGTCCCATTCCCTACCGCCCTCCCCTCGCAACAGATTGCCGATCTCCGCGAACGCGAAGCCGCGTTAGACATCACCTCATCCTGCATAGTGGAAGCGCCCGCAGGCTCAGGCAAAACGGGGTTGCTGATTCAGCGCTTCCTCAAGCTACTCGGCACCGTAGACGACCCCGCAGAAGTCCTAGCGCTCACCTTCACGACCAAGGCCACCGCCGAGATGGTCGAGCGCGTTCTGAAGGCACTGCGTTCTGCTAGCAACGCAACCGAACCGCCGACAAACGAGTTCGCGTTACTCACGCATCAACTAGCCCAAGCCGTGCTGCAGCGCGACCGCGAACGCGGCTGGCGCATCCTCGATCGCCCGCATCTTCTCAATATCCGCACCATCGATTCGCTTTGCGCGTTGATCGTGCAGTCACTGCCAATCACCTCCGGCGGCATGTCTTCAGTCAGTCCCGTGGCCGATCCACGCCCGTACTATCTGCAGGCCGCGCACGCCGTCATGAGGCGTTTCGGCAGTGGCGACCCAGTGCTGGATGCTGCGATTGAAACCGTACTCCTTCACCGCGATGGCGACCTTCCCTTCTGCGAACGAGTCCTCTCCGAAATGCTTGCCACACGCGACCAGTGGGGCAGCCTCATTCCTCTGGGCAAAGCGCTTACGGAAGAGCATCTCGAGAACATCACGCTCCCACGCTTGAACGCCTCTCTGCGCCGTACCATCGAACAGGCACTGAACGAAGCCTGCGAAGGATTTGACGACGACACTCTCAACGAGATCGCACGCATCGCCGAACGGCACGCCTTCGAACCCGGCTACAAAGACGAACCCAACCCGCTTCTGCCCTGCGCAGGCCGGCAGAATCGTCCCGGCAGTACGGTGGGCGATCTTCAACACTGGCAGGCTCTCGCGCGCCTCATGCTCAAAGCAGATGGCTTTCGCGCTGCATTCAGCGTCAATCACATCGGCACAAAACTCTTCAAAGACGACGCGGATCGCCTAAAAGCCATCCTCGAAGACATCGCCTGCGATGAACTCTTCCGCCGCGTCGACGCAGTGCGAGCATTCGCTCCGGAAGCCACCTACCCTGAAGACCAATGGCGAGTCTCCAAGGCTCTCTTTCGCCTGCTCGAACACGCCCTCGTCGAACTCAAATTGCTCTTCGCCCGCGAAGAAGTCTGCGACTTCACAGAGATCGCCCTCTCCGCGCGCGCCGCTCTGCAAACCCAGGAAAGCGGCCTGCTCGAAGTCTTCGGCACACGCCTGCGCCATCTTCTCGTCGACGAAATGCAAGACACTTCCTCAGGCCAGTACGACCTCCTGGAGCAACTCACTGCAGGGTGGGACGGTCGCAGCCAAACCGTCTTCCTCGTCGGCGACCCCAAGCAGAGCATCTATCTCTTCCGTCAGGCTCGCGTCGACCGCTTCCAGAAGTGCATGTCCGACGCGCGATTGGGCGACATCCCTCTTCAAGTCCTGCCGCTGACAACCAACTTCCGGTCCGGTGGCCACATCGTCTCGCAGTTCAACGAAACCTTCAGCGCCATCTTTCCCGCCGACCATCCGGCCGACGGCGACGTCGTCTTTCACGACGCAACCGCAGCCAATCCAGCACAGCCCGGCGAAGGCATGGACTGGACCATCGAGGCCGTTCCCACCTCTTCCGACCTCGCAGAAAATCGCCGCAATCGCCGCTTCGCCATCCGCCGCGAAGCCCGCGAAACCCTTGCTGTTGTCAAAGCCGCGCGTGTGGCATGGCTACAGGAAAAGCAACACCGCATCGAAGTCGGCGACAAGAAAGACTTCCCGTTCAAAGCCGCCGTTCTAACGCGCGCCCGCAATCACGTGATCGAGATTGCCAAGCAGCTTGAACGAGCAGGCATCCCCTATCGCGCCGTCGATCTGAAGCCTCTCGCGGAACAACAGGAAGTACTCGATCTCGTCGCCATCACACGCGCCCTGCTCCATCCCGCCGATCGCATCGCATGGTTGGCGCTTTTGCGCGCTCCGTGGTGCGGCATCGAACTCGCACACCTGCACACGCTCGCAGCCGGTGACCATCCCGAACATCGCAAAGAATCGCTGCGACTTCGTCTGCGGGAACGCGCAGAAAGCCTCCCTGAACAAGCGAGAGAACGCGTCATCCGCACGCTCGACATTCTCGACGGAGCGCTCCGCCACACGGGTACCGAATCATTGGCAGACCGCGTGGAACGCACATGGCGGTCCCTCGGCGCCGACCTGTACCTGGCGCCCACCGAACGCGAAAACGCCGCAGACTATCTACGCGTTCTCGACGCGATGGAATCAGAGGGCGAATCATTCACCCTGCCTCACCTCAACCGACGCCTCGATCGCTTATTCGCCCGCTCCGGCAACGCACCCGACGCCATCGACATCATGACGATCCATCGCGCCAAGGGCCTCGAATGGGACACCGTTATCGTTCCGGGCCTGCATCGCATCCCCACGCGCGATACCTACTCTGCGCTGGAATGGCTCGAACTTCCGACGCGCGGCGAAGACGGCTCCGGCGACGTTCTCATGGCGCCCCTCCCCGGCAAAGGCGGCGAGCCGGGCGCATTACTGAACTTCATCCGCACACGCAAACGAGCGCGAACCTACGCTGAAATCAAGCGCCTCTTCTACGTAGCCGTCACACGCGCGCGCACCTCGCTTCATCTCTTTGCGTCACCGGAACTCTCGCAAAAAGGCGAGATCATTAACCGCGCCGGAACCCTCCTGAAAGCAGCATGGCCAGCCGCACAAAACTACGTAGTAATCCCGGTTGTCACCGAAGCCGAAAAAACTGAAGAAGCAGAAGCGGAAACAATCGCCCTCGCAGCCGCGGCAGAACTCATCCCGTTCCCCGCTCCCAAAACAGCTCGTGAAGTCCAGCTCCCAAACATCCAGCGCCTTCCGTCAGACGTTCACGCGGTAGAACGCCTCCGCGCAACCACCCCCGCCGATGTAAACAACACTCCGATTGCGCAACCATTCGCGCGGCCCGCCGGAACCTTCGGAGCACGCGCTGTCGGCAACGCCATCCACGCATTCGTCGACCGTCTCTCCAACGAACTCGCAACACGAACGACCGCTGGCGAAACGGTAGCCGAAGCCGCGCATTCGCTGCTCCACACCGTGCAATCGTGGCAACCCGCCATCCGAGCGATGCTGCGCGCAGGCTCGCTCCCACCCTCAGTAGTCGAACGCGCCTCCGCCACCGTCCTGCGAGCCTTAACAGCCACACTGCAAAGCCCAGAGGGACGCTGGATTCTCACCCCTCACACGGCAGCCTCCGGCGAGTCCGCATGGCACACCGGCGACGCAGGTTCAGAAACACGCATCCGCCTCGACCGCAGCTTCTTCGCCGGTCGCGAACCGAATCAACCCGGCGACAACATCTTCTGGATCATCGATTTCAAAACCGGCGACCGCACCGGTCCTAACGAAACCGAAGCCACCCGCAACGCCTATCTCGCAGAAGAACGCGCCGCCTACGAAGCGCAACTCCGCACCTATGCCGAAGTCCGCAGCCTGACCTTACCGCCAGGCACACCAATCCATCTGGCTCTCTTCTATCCGCTAATGGATCGCCTCATCTGGTGGCCCTACGAAACCACCACAGAGACACCGGCTCTCATCGCAGAAACAGAAAAAGCAGAACCAGATACCGACGGCCAATACTCTCTCTTCGGATAAGCGCCGATAGCAAAAAGAAATGCCCGCATCCAGAGGACGCGGGCATTCTTATTTCGTTTCTGAACTCCGCTAGAAGATCTGGAAGTTCACAGCGACATTCAGTTCCACCGGCACAGGCTGACCGCCCTTACGAGCCGGACGGAACTTGTACTGCGCCACCGCCTCACGTGCCTTTTCATCCAGTCCCATACCCACCGGACGAATCACCTTCACGTTCGTAGGCCGTCCCTGCGCATCCACAATCAGATGCACTAGCACTTCACCCTGGAACTTCGCCTTGCGGGCTTCTTCGCTGAACTCCGGATCAACCTGGTAGATCAGCACAGGAGCTGAAACGTCGCCGCCGATCCTGTAAGCTCCGCCACCGGTATTGCCGCCTTCGCCAGGTCCAAGGCCATTACCGCGACCGCTGCCCAGACCACCGCCACTACCGTTACCCAGCGATGCCACGCCAACATTCGGCGCATTCGGAATGCCAAGGTTCGGCATGTTGTTGTTGGTCATGTGCAGGTTCGTTTGCACGTTGATCGCCGGATCGACCGTCAGCTTCGGCTCAATCTTCGGCGGATTCGACGGCGGCACAATCGGGTGCGCTTCAAACTTTGGCAGACGTCCCTTGGTTACCGGAGCAATATCAGGCGCACCACCACCGCCGCCCATTGCCTGCTTGGCAGGTGCTTTGATGGGAGGTTGCGGTGCGGGTGTATCAAAGGAAACCTGCGTAAGTTGCGGCTTCTTGGCCACTACCACT is a genomic window containing:
- a CDS encoding energy transducer TonB, which gives rise to MATILQEPPTEHSRRTDAGPNLGEPEELKSTSPFTSLVDNIKDVFFPEKLPPLVLESQPIAVDNPMDVKRDPKSTAVAVVVHALIFLLIWYIGKKVITVVVAKKPQLTQVSFDTPAPQPPIKAPAKQAMGGGGGAPDIAPVTKGRLPKFEAHPIVPPSNPPKIEPKLTVDPAINVQTNLHMTNNNMPNLGIPNAPNVGVASLGNGSGGGLGSGRGNGLGPGEGGNTGGGAYRIGGDVSAPVLIYQVDPEFSEEARKAKFQGEVLVHLIVDAQGRPTNVKVIRPVGMGLDEKAREAVAQYKFRPARKGGQPVPVELNVAVNFQIF
- a CDS encoding UvrD-helicase domain-containing protein; its protein translation is MIVPFPTALPSQQIADLREREAALDITSSCIVEAPAGSGKTGLLIQRFLKLLGTVDDPAEVLALTFTTKATAEMVERVLKALRSASNATEPPTNEFALLTHQLAQAVLQRDRERGWRILDRPHLLNIRTIDSLCALIVQSLPITSGGMSSVSPVADPRPYYLQAAHAVMRRFGSGDPVLDAAIETVLLHRDGDLPFCERVLSEMLATRDQWGSLIPLGKALTEEHLENITLPRLNASLRRTIEQALNEACEGFDDDTLNEIARIAERHAFEPGYKDEPNPLLPCAGRQNRPGSTVGDLQHWQALARLMLKADGFRAAFSVNHIGTKLFKDDADRLKAILEDIACDELFRRVDAVRAFAPEATYPEDQWRVSKALFRLLEHALVELKLLFAREEVCDFTEIALSARAALQTQESGLLEVFGTRLRHLLVDEMQDTSSGQYDLLEQLTAGWDGRSQTVFLVGDPKQSIYLFRQARVDRFQKCMSDARLGDIPLQVLPLTTNFRSGGHIVSQFNETFSAIFPADHPADGDVVFHDATAANPAQPGEGMDWTIEAVPTSSDLAENRRNRRFAIRREARETLAVVKAARVAWLQEKQHRIEVGDKKDFPFKAAVLTRARNHVIEIAKQLERAGIPYRAVDLKPLAEQQEVLDLVAITRALLHPADRIAWLALLRAPWCGIELAHLHTLAAGDHPEHRKESLRLRLRERAESLPEQARERVIRTLDILDGALRHTGTESLADRVERTWRSLGADLYLAPTERENAADYLRVLDAMESEGESFTLPHLNRRLDRLFARSGNAPDAIDIMTIHRAKGLEWDTVIVPGLHRIPTRDTYSALEWLELPTRGEDGSGDVLMAPLPGKGGEPGALLNFIRTRKRARTYAEIKRLFYVAVTRARTSLHLFASPELSQKGEIINRAGTLLKAAWPAAQNYVVIPVVTEAEKTEEAEAETIALAAAAELIPFPAPKTAREVQLPNIQRLPSDVHAVERLRATTPADVNNTPIAQPFARPAGTFGARAVGNAIHAFVDRLSNELATRTTAGETVAEAAHSLLHTVQSWQPAIRAMLRAGSLPPSVVERASATVLRALTATLQSPEGRWILTPHTAASGESAWHTGDAGSETRIRLDRSFFAGREPNQPGDNIFWIIDFKTGDRTGPNETEATRNAYLAEERAAYEAQLRTYAEVRSLTLPPGTPIHLALFYPLMDRLIWWPYETTTETPALIAETEKAEPDTDGQYSLFG